CGCAGGCGTGCCCCGCTCGATAGCGACGCATTTGCAAAGCCAGGGTCGAGCCAGATCATCACGCCGATCGGCGCGGCGAACGCAGCAGTTATGTAGGCCGAGCCATACAGCGCCAGGTGCGCCAGCGGCGTGGCTTCGAACCCCCACACCAGCGCCGGCGCACGCACCACGCTTAGCACGGCGATCAGCGTCGTGACGTGGATCAGCTGGTCGAGCAAGAATGGGCCGATCGGCGGGCCGGGGATGCGGTCGCCATAATGGACTTTGCCCCAGTCGGCCGCGAAATGCACCACAGTGATCACAAGCATAGCTGGGATCAGGCGTACAATTGCCTGATCGGCCAGGGTCAGCAAGAGCATGCAGCCTAGCACGATTCCACAGTGGATCAGCAGGCCGTCGAGCCGCCGCTTGCGCAGCACGAGCCAGTAGGGCTGCAGCACGAAGTCGGCGACGAGGTGTGCAAACAGGAACAGGTAGAGCATACGATTACTCCTTGTATGCAGCACTGCCGCAGATGCCTTGCGCCAGGGCTACGACTGCTCGAGCTGAGCAAGGTCGAGTATGCTGATGCGGGCGCGTTCAACGCGGATCACGCCCTGCTCGCGCAGATGGGCCAGCACGCGATTGACCGTCTCGCGCGTGGTGCCTGAAAGGCTGGCCAGGTCGTCCTGGGTCAGGTGCAGATCGATCCGCAGCGCGCCGTCGTCGGCGATGCCATAGCGTGCCACGAGCCCGCGCAGCTGCAGCACGACGCGCTGCGCGGCCGATAGGTTTGCAAGCTGCTCGGCCACGGTGTTGCTCTGGCGCAGCCGCAGCGCCATCACTTCGAGCACCGACGCGGCGATCGGTGGGCAGGCGCTGATCGTGTGTAGGAATGCCGAGCGGTGTAATGTCAGAGTCAGTGTTTTGCACATGGCCTCGGCGCTAGCCGCACGCGGCTGGCCGTCGAGCAGCGCCATTTCGCCGAAGAAATCGCCCTCGCGAAGCAGCGTGATTGTGAGCTCCTGGCCGGCTTCGCTGGTGGTGTAGATCCGCACTTGCCCGGCCACAATGATGAACAGTGTGCTGCCGATACTGCCCTGGTGAAAGATCGGCTCGGCGCGCTGGAAGGCCTGCACGCCGACACTGCGCGCCAATAGCCCAAGCTGGTCGTCGCTCAGTAGCCCGAAGGCAGTAACTTGTTTGAGCAGCTTGCGCTTGTCCATCACATCCCTCGCCGCTTATCGCACCCGACAGCGCCATTATAGAAGATCGCTGGCACCACGACTATGATCTTTGTCACGCAGCTCCGATGCTTGGTAGTCGGGTGGCCGGCAGCTATATTCCGTACTCCTGAAGCTGCGTTTGGCAAGCGACCGCCGCTCTGGTATGATTAACCAGTGATTTGGACAATATCTGATCTGCATCTTTCATCGGTCAACCCCAAGCCGATGGACATCTTCGGCGAACGCTGGAAGAACCACCCGCAGCGGGTCGCGGCGGCGTGGCGCGAGCGCGTGCGCGACGATGATACCGTGCTGGTGGCCGGCGATATCTCGTGGGCGCTCAAGCTGCCCGAGGCACTGCCCGATCTCCAGTGGATCGATGCGCTGCCCGGCCGCAAGGTGCTCTCGCGCGGCAATCACGATTACTGGTGGGAGAGCGCCGGCCGGGTGCGCCGCCAGCTGCCGCCCTCACTTGCGGTGGTGCAGGGCGACGCGCTCGATCTTGGTGTGGCGGTGGTGTGCGGCACTCGCGGCTGGATCACCCCCGAGACGCCCGGCTTCAAGCCGAATGCCGACCAGGTGGTGTATAACCGCGAGCTGATCCGGCTTGATCTGGCGTTGCAGGCGGCGCGCACACTGGCCGCCGGTACCAAGCCGATCATTGTCATGTTCCACTACCCCCCGTTCCTCGATCGGAAACCGACCGAATTCGCCAGAAGAATCGCGCTCAGCGGCGCTGCTGCATGCATCTATGGCCACCTCCACCGCCCGCACGATTGGGCCGTGGCTACCCAGGGATTGGTCGATGGCGTGTATTACCAGCTGACCGCCTGCGACTACCTGGGCTTTGGCCCGGTGGTGGTGCGCGGCCTCGCTCCCGTCATCCCACCAGCCGCCCCGGCGCAGTAGGTAGATCAAATCTGCTTTGATCGGGTGCCATTGGTGAGAATCAGGGCGGCCTAGCTGCCCCGCACAGCCCGGTTGAAACCGCAGGTTTTTGAAGCATATGTAGGTATAAATTTGGTAGAAAATATGTGCTAAAATCAAT
The sequence above is drawn from the Candidatus Kouleothrix ribensis genome and encodes:
- a CDS encoding metallophosphoesterase, producing the protein MIWTISDLHLSSVNPKPMDIFGERWKNHPQRVAAAWRERVRDDDTVLVAGDISWALKLPEALPDLQWIDALPGRKVLSRGNHDYWWESAGRVRRQLPPSLAVVQGDALDLGVAVVCGTRGWITPETPGFKPNADQVVYNRELIRLDLALQAARTLAAGTKPIIVMFHYPPFLDRKPTEFARRIALSGAAACIYGHLHRPHDWAVATQGLVDGVYYQLTACDYLGFGPVVVRGLAPVIPPAAPAQ
- a CDS encoding DUF3307 domain-containing protein, whose amino-acid sequence is MLYLFLFAHLVADFVLQPYWLVLRKRRLDGLLIHCGIVLGCMLLLTLADQAIVRLIPAMLVITVVHFAADWGKVHYGDRIPGPPIGPFLLDQLIHVTTLIAVLSVVRAPALVWGFEATPLAHLALYGSAYITAAFAAPIGVMIWLDPGFANASLSSGARLRGLLAGVSVVSLTIFGGLLALPATLAGLVLLARHPRSSHPLDLPAGMLAILCVGATVGALTALIG
- a CDS encoding Crp/Fnr family transcriptional regulator, with the translated sequence MDKRKLLKQVTAFGLLSDDQLGLLARSVGVQAFQRAEPIFHQGSIGSTLFIIVAGQVRIYTTSEAGQELTITLLREGDFFGEMALLDGQPRAASAEAMCKTLTLTLHRSAFLHTISACPPIAASVLEVMALRLRQSNTVAEQLANLSAAQRVVLQLRGLVARYGIADDGALRIDLHLTQDDLASLSGTTRETVNRVLAHLREQGVIRVERARISILDLAQLEQS